The following DNA comes from Poecilia reticulata strain Guanapo linkage group LG16, Guppy_female_1.0+MT, whole genome shotgun sequence.
ACTTTGCCTGCTCTAACTCTTGGTTatataatttgaattttatttccttgtttatttattttctgagtaAATATAACTTTCGTTTTTATCAACTGAGAACTTAAACATCTGATCTCCTCGGCATCTACCTGCTTTCAAATGTAAATGCTGATGACCTGTCAGCGGCGTCCATATATGgacaagaggaagaggaagaggaagaggaagcagcACATTCAGGACAATATGCCCCGGCTacaatccaaataaaaacaataaatcttttatttattattgtaaatcttttattattgtgtttaaaacaacaatttattttagctGCCCAGGTGTTCAGGTCCACAACGTTTTGGGTCTAATGttgatttagaaaacattttaagctaAAATAAGAACGTTCTTCTAAAATCCTGtctttaattaaagtttaacaGGTGACCAAGTCTGCTGAGTAAAACATTTGTGACCCGACTTCAATATTAAAATCAATGTAAACAACATGACttataaaaaacacagatttttgtgTGACTGAACACTTTCCGTTTAGGAATATCTCATCTTAAAAACGTACATAAAGTGTTTATCTTCATCAGCACCATTCTTAAGCTGCAGTCATGGCCTCAGAATTTATTCCAAGGTCCGCCAATGGCCCGAGAGCCGCCCTTTGAGAACCCAGGTTTAAACTGCTGAAGTCAAGGGATGAAGTGGTTCATCTCTGTGGCGGCGCGTCGTCACCGCTAAAGCAGCTCACTAGCGCCACCATCTGGATGAAATCGTCTGGTTCTGTCTGGCAGAGGAGTCCAGCATACATGGGATTTGTAGTTTTTTACTGAGACCGGAAGCAGAAGGTCCAGCGCTCTCTGTGTAGCGCCCAGGagtttcagctgctgctctcctgTCCCGGAGCTCCTCCACCGGCATCCTGCTCCCCGGTATGTCCGCCGTCAGAGCGCTGAGGAGCCGCCGGCTCCTCCGGCAGGTGTCCCCCGTCCTCCAGGCGTCCCTCCGCAGACATTACAGCTTGGACGTCTCTGCCGCGCTGCTCCGGACTCAGGGATACCTGGGCGGCCGCTGGGTCTCTGCAGCCTCGGTGTTCCCGGTTCTGGACCCGGCCACCGGGCAGGAGCTGACCCAGGTGTCGGACTGCGGGCCCGCAGAGGCCAAGCAGGCGGTGGAGGCCGCCTACGAGGCGTTTCAGTCCTGGAAGCACACCACAGCTAAGGTAGGCGGCTGCTGGGCGGGACTCCgtttaaaaaatgacacttttaagaTTAAATGCAGCAGATTGACCGAAAAACGACACGAAACCCCGCGTGGGTCCGGAACGTGTTTTAATGGTGAACATTTTGCGGTTCGGCTCTGACATCATGGACCAAAAGGATGTTTTCATGGTCAATTTTAGCCCAACCTGTTGATCCGACGTATGACGTGAAACATGAATGTAAATGTCAGTTTCAGGCTccatatttagtttgaagctaaatattcagtatgctacctaaatatttagtttgaagctaaatgtcacatttacacTTTATCCTgagtaaatgtttaatgttgagCCTGACGGTGCTGCGGCCCCGCAGGAGAGGAGTGTCCTGCTGAGGAGGTGGTccgacctgctgctgctgcaccaggATCACCTGGCCAGAATCATCACCTTTGAGTCTGTGAGTCAATTCTGACTATCGGTTAATAATTGATTCTCCTCATTCCGGTGAAAGTTGCTGGAGGTTTGTGTTGCTGCGTCAGAGTAAAAAACGTGATCAAAAGgtgatttgtttgtgtttctagaGTAATTAAATTGGTGTGTTTCAGGGTAAACCTCTGCCGGAGGCCCTGGGCGAGGTGTCCTACTCGGCCTCCTTCCTGCAGTGGTTTTCAGAAGAAGCTCGCAGAGTTTACGGCGACGTCGTTCCGTCTCCGGCCGCGGACCGCAGGCTGCTGCTCCTCAAGCAGCCAGTAGGGGTCGCCACCATCATCACACCGGTGAGCACACCGGAAGTCAGCGCCACCTGAAATATTTGTGACGCAGGAGTCCAgaaccttcttcttcttctgctgctcagTGGAACTTCCCCAGCGCCATGATTACCAGGAAGGTTGGCGCCGCCCTGGCCGCCGGCTGCACCGTGGTGGTGAAGCCGGCCGAGGACACGCCGCTGTCCGCCCTGGCTCTGGCCGAGGTCAGCCTCCGGCTCCGgctccggtccggtccggtccggtcctgGTGTTCATCCTGCCTCCTGTCTCCTGCAGCTGGCGCAGCAGGCGGGCGTCCCGCCGGGTGTGGTCAACGTGGTTCCCTGCTCCAGGGAGAAGATGGCCGCCGTGGGCCGGGTTCTGTGCTCCGACCCGCTGGTGGCCAAGATCTCCTTCACCGGATCCACGGCAACCGGGAAGGTGAGACCGGACCGGattggaccggaccggaccggaccggctGAGAACCTCAGCTggtcctctctctcctccaggtGTTGCTGAAAATGGCCGCCGACTCGGTGAAGCGGGTTTCCATGGAGCTGGGAGGCCACGCCCCCTTCATAGTGTTCGACAGCGCCGATGTGGAGCGAGCGGTGGGCGGAGCCATGGCCTCCAAGTTCCGGAACTCCGGACAGGTGAGGCGGGAGGGCGGGGCTGTGCTGGTGTGACGCAGCGTCCGGCTGACCGCTCCTGACCGCCCCGCAGACCTGCGTGTGCTCCAACCGCTTCCTGGTCCAGAGCGGGATCTACGAGCGCTTCCTGGACGGGCTGGGCCGCGCCATGGACGCCGAGCTGCGTGTGGGTCACGGGTCGGAACCGGCCACCACGCAGGGACCGCTCATCAACGCCAGAGCAGCGGAGAAGGTTGGACCCAAAGCCAacgacccagaaccagaaccgcctgCTCCGCCTCTCACTGGGTCTTTACCGAATCAATCAGggtgcattctgggaaaaaCTCTGGtttctggaccagaacctttCCCAGAAAATCCTGGATGGTTCTGGATCCGGTTTAGGTCTGGATCACGATTGAATGGTTTCAGATCAATATATCGATAATCgattagctttttgtttgaaGTATCTGTATTTTAGCGTAAAACTGCTCCTTCAGCAggtggttgctaggcaaccaaagagtgagtgggTTTGTTGTGGCTACCCAGCTAGCTTAGCTGgacccagaatgctttgcagTATGGCGTATTCTCCATGTGCCG
Coding sequences within:
- the aldh5a1 gene encoding succinate-semialdehyde dehydrogenase, mitochondrial; amino-acid sequence: MSAVRALRSRRLLRQVSPVLQASLRRHYSLDVSAALLRTQGYLGGRWVSAASVFPVLDPATGQELTQVSDCGPAEAKQAVEAAYEAFQSWKHTTAKERSVLLRRWSDLLLLHQDHLARIITFESGKPLPEALGEVSYSASFLQWFSEEARRVYGDVVPSPAADRRLLLLKQPVGVATIITPWNFPSAMITRKVGAALAAGCTVVVKPAEDTPLSALALAELAQQAGVPPGVVNVVPCSREKMAAVGRVLCSDPLVAKISFTGSTATGKVLLKMAADSVKRVSMELGGHAPFIVFDSADVERAVGGAMASKFRNSGQTCVCSNRFLVQSGIYERFLDGLGRAMDAELRVGHGSEPATTQGPLINARAAEKVVHQIEDAVSRGAQVLRGGKRLDGSFMEPTLLAGVTTDMLCTQEETFGPLVPVIRFETEEEALAVANAANVGLAGYFYSQDVGQIWRVAEALEVGMVGVNEGLLSAAEAAFGGVKQSGLGREGSKYGIDEYLEVKYMCFGGLKP